The proteins below come from a single Microtus ochrogaster isolate Prairie Vole_2 chromosome 8, MicOch1.0, whole genome shotgun sequence genomic window:
- the Ldb1 gene encoding LIM domain-binding protein 1 isoform X1 — MSVGCACPGCSSKSFKLYSPKEPPNGNAFPPFHPGTMLDRDVGPTPMYPPTYLEPGIGRHTPYGNQTDYRIFELNKRLQNWTEECDNLWWDAFTTEFFEDDAMLTITFCLEDGPKRYTIGRTLIPRYFRSIFEGGATELYYVLKHPKEAFHSNFVSLDCDQGSMVTQHGKPMFTQVCVEGRLYLEFMFDDMMRIKTWHFSIRQHRELIPRSILAMHAQDPQMLDQLSKNITRCGLSNSTLNYLRLCVILEPMQELMSRHKTYSLSPRDCLKTCLFQKWQRMVAPPAEPARQQPSKRRKRKMSGGSTMSSGGGNTNNSNSKKKSPASTFALSSQVPDVMVVGEPTLMGGEFGDEDERLITRLENTQFDAANGIDDEDSFNNSPALGANSPWNSKPPSSQESKSENPTSQASQ; from the exons ATGTCAGTGGGCTGTGCCTGTCCTG GTTGTTCCTCAAAGTCATTCAAGCTGTACTCGCCGAAGGAGCCCCCGAACGGCAACgccttccctccctttcatccCGGCACCATGCTGGATCGGGATGTGGG CCCAACTCCCATGTACCCGCCTACATACCTGGAGCCTGGGATAGG GAGGCATACACCATATGGTAACCAAACCGACTATAGAATATTTGAGCTTAACAAACGGCTACAGAACTGGACAGAG GAGTGTGACAATCTCTGGTGGGACGCTTTCACGACTGAGTTCTTTGAGGATGATGCCATGTTGACCATCACTTTCTGCCTGGAGGACGGACCAAAGAGATACA CCATCGGCCGGACCCTGATCCCACGCTACTTCCGCAGCATTTTTGAGGGGGGTGCTACAGAGCTGTATTATGTACTTAAGCACCCCAAGGAGGCATTCCACAGCAACTTTGTGTCCCTCGACTGTGACCAGGGCAGCATGGTGACCCAGCACGGCAAACCCATGTTCACCCAG gtgtgtgtggagggccGGTTGTACCTGGAGTTCATGTTTGACGACATGATGCGGATAAAGACATGGCACTTCAGTATCCGGCAGCACCGAGAACTCATCCCCAGGAGCATTCTGGCCATGCAC gcCCAGGACCCCCAGATGCTGGATCAACTCTCCAAAAACATTACCCGGTGTGGGCTATCCAATTCCACTCTCAACTACCTCCGA CTCTGTGTGATACTCGAGCCCATGCAGGAACTCATGTCCCGCCACAAGACCTACAGCCTCAGCCCCCGAGACTGCCTCAAGACCTGCCTTTTCCAGAAGTGGCAGCGCATGGTAGCACCTCCTG CGGAGCCTGCACGGCAGCAGCCCAGCAAACGGAGGAAACGGAAGATGTCAGGGGGTAGCACCATGAGCTCGGGGGGTGGCAacaccaacaacagcaacagcaagaaGAAGAGCCCAGCCAGCACCTTCGCTCTCTCCAGCCAGGTACCT GATGTGATGGTGGTGGGGGAGCCCACCCTGATGGGCGGGGAGTTCGGGGACGAGGACGAGAGGCTCATCACTCGGCTGGAGAACACCCAGTTTGACGCGGCCAACGGCATTGACGACGAGGACAGCTTTAACAACTCCCCTGCACTGGGCGCCAACAGCCCCTGGAACAGCAAGCCTCCATCCAGCCAAGAAAGCAAATCGGAGAATCCCACGTCACAGGCCTCCCAGTAA
- the Ldb1 gene encoding LIM domain-binding protein 1 isoform X2, whose amino-acid sequence MSVGCACPGCSSKSFKLYSPKEPPNGNAFPPFHPGTMLDRDVGPTPMYPPTYLEPGIGRHTPYGNQTDYRIFELNKRLQNWTEECDNLWWDAFTTEFFEDDAMLTITFCLEDGPKRYTIGRTLIPRYFRSIFEGGATELYYVLKHPKEAFHSNFVSLDCDQGSMVTQHGKPMFTQVCVEGRLYLEFMFDDMMRIKTWHFSIRQHRELIPRSILAMHAQDPQMLDQLSKNITRCGLSNSTLNYLRLCVILEPMQELMSRHKTYSLSPRDCLKTCLFQKWQRMVAPPAEPARQQPSKRRKRKMSGGSTMSSGGGNTNNSNSKKKSPASTFALSSQDVMVVGEPTLMGGEFGDEDERLITRLENTQFDAANGIDDEDSFNNSPALGANSPWNSKPPSSQESKSENPTSQASQ is encoded by the exons ATGTCAGTGGGCTGTGCCTGTCCTG GTTGTTCCTCAAAGTCATTCAAGCTGTACTCGCCGAAGGAGCCCCCGAACGGCAACgccttccctccctttcatccCGGCACCATGCTGGATCGGGATGTGGG CCCAACTCCCATGTACCCGCCTACATACCTGGAGCCTGGGATAGG GAGGCATACACCATATGGTAACCAAACCGACTATAGAATATTTGAGCTTAACAAACGGCTACAGAACTGGACAGAG GAGTGTGACAATCTCTGGTGGGACGCTTTCACGACTGAGTTCTTTGAGGATGATGCCATGTTGACCATCACTTTCTGCCTGGAGGACGGACCAAAGAGATACA CCATCGGCCGGACCCTGATCCCACGCTACTTCCGCAGCATTTTTGAGGGGGGTGCTACAGAGCTGTATTATGTACTTAAGCACCCCAAGGAGGCATTCCACAGCAACTTTGTGTCCCTCGACTGTGACCAGGGCAGCATGGTGACCCAGCACGGCAAACCCATGTTCACCCAG gtgtgtgtggagggccGGTTGTACCTGGAGTTCATGTTTGACGACATGATGCGGATAAAGACATGGCACTTCAGTATCCGGCAGCACCGAGAACTCATCCCCAGGAGCATTCTGGCCATGCAC gcCCAGGACCCCCAGATGCTGGATCAACTCTCCAAAAACATTACCCGGTGTGGGCTATCCAATTCCACTCTCAACTACCTCCGA CTCTGTGTGATACTCGAGCCCATGCAGGAACTCATGTCCCGCCACAAGACCTACAGCCTCAGCCCCCGAGACTGCCTCAAGACCTGCCTTTTCCAGAAGTGGCAGCGCATGGTAGCACCTCCTG CGGAGCCTGCACGGCAGCAGCCCAGCAAACGGAGGAAACGGAAGATGTCAGGGGGTAGCACCATGAGCTCGGGGGGTGGCAacaccaacaacagcaacagcaagaaGAAGAGCCCAGCCAGCACCTTCGCTCTCTCCAGCCAG GATGTGATGGTGGTGGGGGAGCCCACCCTGATGGGCGGGGAGTTCGGGGACGAGGACGAGAGGCTCATCACTCGGCTGGAGAACACCCAGTTTGACGCGGCCAACGGCATTGACGACGAGGACAGCTTTAACAACTCCCCTGCACTGGGCGCCAACAGCCCCTGGAACAGCAAGCCTCCATCCAGCCAAGAAAGCAAATCGGAGAATCCCACGTCACAGGCCTCCCAGTAA
- the Ldb1 gene encoding LIM domain-binding protein 1 isoform X4, with protein sequence MSVGCACPGCSSKSFKLYSPKEPPNGNAFPPFHPGTMLDRDVGPTPMYPPTYLEPGIGRHTPYGNQTDYRIFELNKRLQNWTEECDNLWWDAFTTEFFEDDAMLTITFCLEDGPKRYTIGRTLIPRYFRSIFEGGATELYYVLKHPKEAFHSNFVSLDCDQGSMVTQHGKPMFTQVCVEGRLYLEFMFDDMMRIKTWHFSIRQHRELIPRSILAMHAQDPQMLDQLSKNITRCGLSNSTLNYLRLCVILEPMQELMSRHKTYSLSPRDCLKTCLFQKWQRMVAPPAEPARQQPSKRRKRKMSGGSTMSSGGGNTNNSNSKKKSPASTFALSSQVPRKKEPRDCPA encoded by the exons ATGTCAGTGGGCTGTGCCTGTCCTG GTTGTTCCTCAAAGTCATTCAAGCTGTACTCGCCGAAGGAGCCCCCGAACGGCAACgccttccctccctttcatccCGGCACCATGCTGGATCGGGATGTGGG CCCAACTCCCATGTACCCGCCTACATACCTGGAGCCTGGGATAGG GAGGCATACACCATATGGTAACCAAACCGACTATAGAATATTTGAGCTTAACAAACGGCTACAGAACTGGACAGAG GAGTGTGACAATCTCTGGTGGGACGCTTTCACGACTGAGTTCTTTGAGGATGATGCCATGTTGACCATCACTTTCTGCCTGGAGGACGGACCAAAGAGATACA CCATCGGCCGGACCCTGATCCCACGCTACTTCCGCAGCATTTTTGAGGGGGGTGCTACAGAGCTGTATTATGTACTTAAGCACCCCAAGGAGGCATTCCACAGCAACTTTGTGTCCCTCGACTGTGACCAGGGCAGCATGGTGACCCAGCACGGCAAACCCATGTTCACCCAG gtgtgtgtggagggccGGTTGTACCTGGAGTTCATGTTTGACGACATGATGCGGATAAAGACATGGCACTTCAGTATCCGGCAGCACCGAGAACTCATCCCCAGGAGCATTCTGGCCATGCAC gcCCAGGACCCCCAGATGCTGGATCAACTCTCCAAAAACATTACCCGGTGTGGGCTATCCAATTCCACTCTCAACTACCTCCGA CTCTGTGTGATACTCGAGCCCATGCAGGAACTCATGTCCCGCCACAAGACCTACAGCCTCAGCCCCCGAGACTGCCTCAAGACCTGCCTTTTCCAGAAGTGGCAGCGCATGGTAGCACCTCCTG CGGAGCCTGCACGGCAGCAGCCCAGCAAACGGAGGAAACGGAAGATGTCAGGGGGTAGCACCATGAGCTCGGGGGGTGGCAacaccaacaacagcaacagcaagaaGAAGAGCCCAGCCAGCACCTTCGCTCTCTCCAGCCAGGTACCT AGGAAAAAGGAGCCCCGAGACTGTCCTGCGTAA
- the Ldb1 gene encoding LIM domain-binding protein 1 isoform X3 codes for MLDRDVGPTPMYPPTYLEPGIGRHTPYGNQTDYRIFELNKRLQNWTEECDNLWWDAFTTEFFEDDAMLTITFCLEDGPKRYTIGRTLIPRYFRSIFEGGATELYYVLKHPKEAFHSNFVSLDCDQGSMVTQHGKPMFTQVCVEGRLYLEFMFDDMMRIKTWHFSIRQHRELIPRSILAMHAQDPQMLDQLSKNITRCGLSNSTLNYLRLCVILEPMQELMSRHKTYSLSPRDCLKTCLFQKWQRMVAPPAEPARQQPSKRRKRKMSGGSTMSSGGGNTNNSNSKKKSPASTFALSSQVPDVMVVGEPTLMGGEFGDEDERLITRLENTQFDAANGIDDEDSFNNSPALGANSPWNSKPPSSQESKSENPTSQASQ; via the exons ATGCTGGATCGGGATGTGGG CCCAACTCCCATGTACCCGCCTACATACCTGGAGCCTGGGATAGG GAGGCATACACCATATGGTAACCAAACCGACTATAGAATATTTGAGCTTAACAAACGGCTACAGAACTGGACAGAG GAGTGTGACAATCTCTGGTGGGACGCTTTCACGACTGAGTTCTTTGAGGATGATGCCATGTTGACCATCACTTTCTGCCTGGAGGACGGACCAAAGAGATACA CCATCGGCCGGACCCTGATCCCACGCTACTTCCGCAGCATTTTTGAGGGGGGTGCTACAGAGCTGTATTATGTACTTAAGCACCCCAAGGAGGCATTCCACAGCAACTTTGTGTCCCTCGACTGTGACCAGGGCAGCATGGTGACCCAGCACGGCAAACCCATGTTCACCCAG gtgtgtgtggagggccGGTTGTACCTGGAGTTCATGTTTGACGACATGATGCGGATAAAGACATGGCACTTCAGTATCCGGCAGCACCGAGAACTCATCCCCAGGAGCATTCTGGCCATGCAC gcCCAGGACCCCCAGATGCTGGATCAACTCTCCAAAAACATTACCCGGTGTGGGCTATCCAATTCCACTCTCAACTACCTCCGA CTCTGTGTGATACTCGAGCCCATGCAGGAACTCATGTCCCGCCACAAGACCTACAGCCTCAGCCCCCGAGACTGCCTCAAGACCTGCCTTTTCCAGAAGTGGCAGCGCATGGTAGCACCTCCTG CGGAGCCTGCACGGCAGCAGCCCAGCAAACGGAGGAAACGGAAGATGTCAGGGGGTAGCACCATGAGCTCGGGGGGTGGCAacaccaacaacagcaacagcaagaaGAAGAGCCCAGCCAGCACCTTCGCTCTCTCCAGCCAGGTACCT GATGTGATGGTGGTGGGGGAGCCCACCCTGATGGGCGGGGAGTTCGGGGACGAGGACGAGAGGCTCATCACTCGGCTGGAGAACACCCAGTTTGACGCGGCCAACGGCATTGACGACGAGGACAGCTTTAACAACTCCCCTGCACTGGGCGCCAACAGCCCCTGGAACAGCAAGCCTCCATCCAGCCAAGAAAGCAAATCGGAGAATCCCACGTCACAGGCCTCCCAGTAA
- the Hps6 gene encoding Hermansky-Pudlak syndrome 6 protein, translating into MKRAGTLRLLSDLSNFTGAARLRELLAGDPDVLVRCSPDGRHLLLLRSPGSPAPQLLVSMRGPGLTLERAWPEGHPSPLDAFFVPWLARPALILVWESGLAEVWGTGMEPGWKLLQSTELCPDGGARLLAVAATRGRLVWCEERQLGVEDQPGQLSMAFSHRVCVKTLETSGEVGTKLGRTHILLHHCPPFGLIASRKDLFLVPTTTTWPGVAHVLLIWNPSKSKVIVVAPSLGLSHSKSLNPRQGDTWDFRTLLRGLPGFLSPREPLAVHTWAPSSHGLLLLDLKGKVSLVQCHGGTRTVGILQEAPVGLKGSAALGTFHGTLACVLGSTLELLDMSSGQLLERKVLSTDKVHLLEPSAPGMKNEEDMEMQGALCLLSALGLFCVGWEAPQGLELPSDKDMVFEEACGYYQRRSLRGTQLTPEELRHNSMFRAPQALASILQGHLPPSALLTTLRAELRDYRSLEQLKAQLVAGDEEEAGWTELAEHEVARLLRTQLTGDHLVQFNTIFQALPTAAWSATLQALQLQPDRTGRLRSQAPPDVWKKILRGPTAGKEHPNGILPPFELLCQCLCQLEPPWLPPFVELAQQQGGPGWAAEGPSLPLYRRALAMLGEEGKRPEALELELLLGSGRPKAVLQAVRQLIEKEQWEKALQAGLALDSSSPLLRSEIFKLLLAEFARHRRLDAHLPLLCRLCPPEVAPDELLLLLRTHLPDDVGTANPFPEPGAEPPLTVGLVRALLEQTGAQGRPSGPPQSKYEDILWDPDTPPPTPPRGPIATLQASDHPGPEAWVPSGQGLCATDMGGHL; encoded by the coding sequence ATGAAGCGTGCAGGAACTCTGCGCCTGCTTTCGGATTTGAGCAACTTTACCGGCGCGGCCCGGCTCCGCGAGTTGTTGGCCGGGGACCCAGATGTCCTAGTCCGCTGCAGCCCTGATGGCCGCCACCTGCTGCTGTTAAGATCCCCCGGGTCGCCTGCCCCGCAACTTCTAGTGTCAATGCGGGGGCCGGGCCTGACGCTAGAGCGTGCCTGGCCGGAGGGCCACCCCTCGCCGCTGGACGCCTTCTTCGTCCCGTGGCTGGCGCGACCTGCGCTGATCTTGGTGTGGGAGAGTGGCCTAGCGGAGGTGTGGGGCACGGGGATGGAGCCCGGCTGGAAGCTACTTCAGAGCACGGAGTTGTGTCCCGATGGTGGAGCCCGCTTGTTGGCCGTGGCAGCAACTCGAGGCCGCCTAGTGTGGTGTGAGGAGCGTCAGCTTGGCGTTGAGGACCAGCCAGGGCAGCTTTCAATGGCTTTCAGCCACCGTGTGTGCGTCAAGACCCTGGAGACCAGCGGGGAGGTTGGCACCAAACTAGGCCGCACACACATCCTGCTGCACCACTGCCCCCCTTTTGGACTGATAGCCTCCCGCAAGGACCTCTTCCTGGTgcccactaccaccacctggcctggcGTGGCCCATGTCCTGCTCATCTGGAACCCAAGCAAGAGCAAGGTGATAGTTGTCGCCCCATCTCTTGGCCTTTCTCACAGTAAAAGCCTGAATCCCAGACAAGGAGACACCTGGGACTTTCGGACCCTGCTGCGAGGCCTTCCTGGGTTCCTGTCCCCCAGGGAGCCATTGGCTGTCCACACCTGGGCCCCATCTTCCCATGGCTTGTTGTTGCTGGACTTGAAAGGCAAGGTGAGCCTAGTGCAATGCCATGGTGGTACTCGGACTGTGGGAATCCTGCAGGAGGCGCCTGTCGGCCTAAAGGGTTCTGCAGCTCTGGGAACATTTCATGGCACCTTAGCCTGTGTCCTGGGCTCCACGTTGGAACTACTGGACATGAGCAGCGGGCAGCTGTTGGAAAGAAAGGTCCTAAGTACAGATAAAGTACATCTGCTGGAGCCGTCAGCCCCTGGCATGAAAAATGAGGAAGACATGGAGATGCAAGGAGCTCTCTGTTTGCTTTCAGCCTTGGGTCTCTTTTGTGTGGGTTGGGAAGCTCCCCAAGGCCTTGAGCTACCCTCAGACAAGGATATGGTGTTTGAGGAGGCCTGTGGGTACTACCAGCGACGGAGCCTGCGCGGTACCCAGCTTACCCCAGAAGAGCTGAGACACAACAGCATGTTTCGGGCACCTCAGGCCTTAGCCTCCATcctccagggccacctgccccCATCTGCACTGTTGACCACGCTGAGGGCTGAGCTTCGGGACTACCGGAGTTTGGAGCAGCTCAAGGCCCAGCTGGTGGCCGGGGATGAGGAGGAGGCTGGCTGGACTGAGCTGGCAGAGCATGAGGTGGCACGCCTGCTGAGAACGCAGTTGACAGGCGACCACCTGGTCCAATTCAACACCATTTTCCAAGCCCTTCCTACAGCAGCTTGGAGTGCCACCCTCCAGGCCCTGCAGCTCCAGCCAGATAGGACGGGCAGGCTGAGGTCCCAGGCACCCCCTGATGTATGGAAGAAGATACTGAGGGGTCCAACAGCTGGAAAGGAGCACCCCAATGGAATCTTGCCCCCCTTTGAACTCCTGTGTCAGTGCCTATGCCAGCTAGAGCCTCCGTGGCTCCCCCCATTTGTGGAACTGGCTCAGCAGCAAGGTGGGCCAGGCTGGGCAGCCGAAGGCCCCAGTCTGCCCCTTTATCGGCGAGCCCTAGCTATGCTGggtgaggaagggaagagacctgaggccctggaactagagctgctTCTGGGCAGTGGGCGGCCCAAGGCTGTGCTGCAAGCCGTGAGGCAGCTAATAGAGAAGGAGCAGTGGGAAAAGGCTCTGCAGGCTGGCCTGGCCCTGGACTCCTCCAGCCCCCTGCTTCGGAGCGAGATCTTTAAGCTTCTGCTGGCAGAATTTGCCCGGCACCGCCGCCTTGATGCTCACCTTCCCCTCCTTTGCCGCCTGTGCCCACCAGAAGTGGCTCCAGATGAGCTGCTGCTTTTACTGAGGACGCACCTCCCAGATGATGTGGGAACCGCCAACCCTTTCCCTGAGCCTGGGGCAGAGCCCCCTCTCACAGTGGGTTTGGTCAGAGCCCTCCTAGAACAAACTGGGGCTCAAGGACGACCGTCTGGCCCGCCTCAAAGCAAATATGAGGACATCCTGTGGGATCCAGACactccacccccaaccccaccccgcGGACCTATTGCTACTCTCCAGGCATCCGACCACCCAGGACCAGAAGCATGGGTACCATCTGGACAGGGGCTCTGTGCAACTGACATGGGAGGTCACTTGTAG